In Paenibacillus sonchi, a single genomic region encodes these proteins:
- a CDS encoding AAA family ATPase: MNQLVFFLGPAGAGKTTLAKAVASRRKAAVLDMDILLRPAADVIMQMHGLDPADRDSAEYKRLCRDLGYRITMDAALDNMGLDCDVFVVGPFTKEAAEPDWIGVSWPGSAGPWRKLK; the protein is encoded by the coding sequence ATGAACCAGCTTGTATTTTTCCTGGGACCGGCGGGGGCCGGCAAAACGACCTTGGCCAAAGCCGTTGCGTCCCGCCGAAAAGCCGCGGTCCTGGATATGGACATCCTGCTCCGGCCTGCTGCTGATGTCATTATGCAGATGCACGGGCTGGACCCCGCTGACCGGGATTCTGCCGAATATAAGAGATTATGCCGCGATCTGGGCTATAGGATCACTATGGATGCCGCGCTTGACAATATGGGTCTGGACTGTGATGTGTTTGTAGTAGGGCCATTCACCAAAGAAGCCGCTGAGCCGGACTGGATCGGGGTGAGCTGGCCCGGATCGGCCGGACCCTGGAGGAAATTGAAGTGA
- a CDS encoding DUF116 domain-containing protein has translation MRGNNGELTYSLTGDDGGAGQYFRDVALFTDEVLMKLHEDPSIAKFSRYIALRKPEAWNPDIYALEWLMIGVLWNVYNTRATAGSVSAGRLLSSLYRHRSRSRRARRAVDWLKGIAGTTVLARRHQASERIQLQSLARLLGWLTASGEFEQETGRLKIWLDFLRGLPGKESAGILHRAVQKATWFERRSLECLGSYTSQVETYIEHNHQRLKWQENRIFCSRERVEYHLNMVGAEIMNRVFHDGFRAASEKIVFLPICMRNKSAEACRAVPEGQGYVCRRCSKTCRVHAVTAMAEACDSKVLIIPHASTAFGKERIPEGKVGIVGIACVLNLISGGYKAREMGYLPQCVLLHYQAV, from the coding sequence TTGCGCGGGAATAACGGTGAGCTAACCTATTCCTTAACCGGGGATGACGGGGGAGCCGGGCAGTACTTTAGGGACGTTGCTCTTTTTACAGATGAAGTTCTGATGAAATTGCATGAAGACCCGTCGATAGCCAAGTTTAGCCGGTATATAGCATTAAGAAAGCCGGAAGCCTGGAATCCAGATATCTATGCCCTTGAATGGCTGATGATTGGCGTACTATGGAACGTATATAACACAAGAGCAACAGCGGGAAGTGTATCTGCCGGACGGCTTCTTTCATCACTGTACAGGCATAGAAGCCGGAGCCGCAGGGCGCGCAGAGCCGTGGACTGGCTGAAGGGGATTGCTGGGACTACCGTGCTGGCCCGGCGCCATCAAGCTTCTGAGCGGATACAACTGCAATCATTAGCCAGACTTCTTGGGTGGTTGACCGCCAGCGGAGAGTTCGAGCAGGAAACCGGGCGGCTGAAGATCTGGCTTGATTTTCTCAGAGGCTTGCCGGGCAAAGAGAGCGCAGGCATACTGCATCGGGCTGTGCAGAAGGCCACTTGGTTTGAGCGGCGCAGTCTGGAGTGTCTCGGCAGCTATACTTCCCAGGTAGAGACTTATATTGAGCACAATCACCAGCGGTTGAAGTGGCAGGAAAACCGTATTTTCTGCAGCCGGGAACGGGTGGAGTACCATTTGAACATGGTTGGAGCGGAAATCATGAACCGGGTTTTTCACGATGGCTTCCGAGCGGCATCTGAGAAAATAGTATTCCTGCCCATCTGCATGCGCAACAAATCCGCCGAGGCTTGCCGGGCGGTGCCGGAGGGACAGGGGTATGTCTGCAGACGCTGCTCCAAAACCTGCCGGGTACATGCAGTTACAGCGATGGCCGAAGCCTGTGACAGCAAGGTGCTGATAATTCCGCATGCCTCAACGGCTTTTGGGAAAGAACGCATCCCTGAGGGCAAAGTCGGTATTGTCGGCATAGCCTGTGTCCTGAATCTCATCTCCGGCGGGTACAAAGCCCGTGAAATGGGGTATCTGCCGCAATGTGTACTGCTCCATTATCAGGCTGTGTGA
- a CDS encoding YARHG domain-containing protein, giving the protein MNRRKLQLFCLMAAGMLQIAGCETGSDAQPDPVTQIRAEKSNQDKASAENRGTGRDYIFQDSDKKLLTEDNLSNIDSRMLELARNEIFARHGQVFKRPDLKDYFAGKRWYTAVADYNGSLTDTESRNLKLIQKHEKLMSANQLEKLWDVDDHVLGYPQGDESIRLPAANVDLNGDGTVEHIQMNLIRHNEVSDEWNLSVNDTELTIELSDSYSTSYFKIVDSDINDPYFEIALEDSNESAQFTTEYYYYNGHNLIHMGTLDGLTANALSLDGKGTVTTSRQAIDFQCWFYLETFELDAEHMWKASPADYYPMEPPTPWVAKVRFPVYKTSGQHDILKWVEPGDSVYFQGGDTEGNGKIKTEEGTTGWIQVKDGHLAGTDTDIYDCFEGLLLYG; this is encoded by the coding sequence ATGAACAGACGCAAACTTCAACTTTTCTGCTTAATGGCGGCAGGGATGCTGCAAATAGCCGGGTGTGAAACCGGGTCTGACGCGCAGCCTGATCCAGTCACGCAGATTCGGGCAGAGAAGAGTAATCAAGACAAGGCTTCAGCAGAGAATAGAGGGACAGGCAGAGATTATATCTTTCAAGACAGTGACAAGAAGCTGTTGACCGAGGATAATCTCAGCAACATCGACAGCAGAATGCTGGAGCTGGCGAGAAATGAGATTTTTGCCCGGCATGGCCAAGTATTTAAGCGGCCGGACCTGAAAGACTATTTTGCAGGCAAACGCTGGTACACAGCCGTTGCGGATTACAATGGCAGCCTGACGGATACAGAAAGCAGGAACCTTAAGCTGATTCAAAAACATGAGAAGCTCATGTCTGCCAACCAGCTGGAAAAACTGTGGGATGTGGATGATCATGTGCTCGGTTATCCGCAGGGCGATGAGTCTATCCGGCTTCCGGCAGCAAATGTGGATTTGAATGGCGACGGGACGGTTGAGCATATCCAAATGAACTTAATCCGGCATAACGAGGTCAGTGACGAATGGAACCTCTCGGTAAATGATACTGAACTGACAATTGAGCTGTCTGACTCATACTCCACTTCTTATTTCAAAATTGTTGATTCGGATATCAATGACCCCTATTTTGAAATCGCTTTGGAGGACAGCAATGAGTCTGCGCAATTCACAACGGAGTATTACTATTATAACGGGCATAACCTTATACATATGGGAACGCTGGACGGGCTTACAGCCAATGCGCTGTCTTTGGATGGAAAAGGAACAGTAACAACATCGAGACAAGCCATTGACTTTCAATGCTGGTTCTATCTTGAAACATTTGAGCTGGACGCCGAGCACATGTGGAAGGCATCTCCGGCTGATTATTATCCCATGGAACCGCCTACGCCTTGGGTAGCCAAAGTGCGTTTTCCTGTCTATAAAACCTCCGGGCAACACGATATTCTCAAGTGGGTGGAGCCAGGGGATTCAGTCTATTTCCAGGGCGGAGACACGGAGGGGAATGGAAAGATTAAGACAGAGGAGGGTACAACGGGGTGGATTCAAGTCAAGGATGGTCATCTTGCCGGAACGGATACAGATATCTATGACTGTTTTGAAGGGCTGCTGTTATATGGCTGA
- a CDS encoding TetR/AcrR family transcriptional regulator: protein MSKDGEEKIPKRMLILLAAIEVMRELGGEQLTLELVAKRAGVSKGGLLYHFPGKEALVNGVVEALTNSFEADLEKRIVADPISSGRWSRAYIESTFDEAGVGNDVGTVLASALFLNPESLNGIRHAYADWQLNIENDGLDPVQTTIARLAADGLWFAEMFGLAPPGKELKQRVLEALLQLTKEGN, encoded by the coding sequence ATGAGTAAAGACGGCGAAGAAAAAATCCCGAAGCGGATGCTTATTCTACTCGCTGCGATAGAGGTTATGCGTGAGCTGGGCGGAGAGCAATTGACGCTGGAGTTGGTTGCCAAGCGGGCCGGAGTCAGCAAAGGCGGCTTGCTATACCATTTTCCGGGTAAAGAAGCGCTGGTTAATGGTGTAGTGGAGGCGTTGACGAACAGCTTTGAAGCCGATCTGGAAAAACGGATTGTTGCGGATCCAATCAGCAGCGGGAGATGGAGCAGGGCTTATATTGAATCCACCTTCGACGAAGCCGGTGTCGGCAATGATGTAGGTACAGTGCTTGCTTCAGCGCTTTTCCTCAACCCGGAATCCTTGAACGGTATTCGCCATGCCTATGCAGATTGGCAGCTTAATATTGAGAACGACGGGTTGGACCCTGTACAAACGACCATTGCCAGACTAGCTGCCGACGGCTTATGGTTTGCGGAGATGTTTGGCCTTGCCCCTCCGGGCAAAGAATTGAAGCAGCGGGTGCTTGAGGCTTTGCTGCAGCTTACAAAGGAGGGAAACTAA
- a CDS encoding DMT family transporter, with translation MAYLLLAVSIASELLGTSMLKASQGFTRLVPSIVTVVAFICSFYFLSISLKSIPLNTAYAIWSGLGTVITVIVSVVIWKEKINTASVVGIALIIIGVVVLNLLGPGHGPSEDQQSSNLHSVAAIEKRNS, from the coding sequence ATGGCTTATTTGCTGCTGGCGGTATCCATTGCCAGTGAACTGCTTGGAACTTCAATGCTGAAGGCATCCCAAGGCTTTACACGGCTGGTTCCGTCTATTGTGACAGTGGTTGCATTCATATGTTCGTTCTATTTCTTGTCGATCTCACTGAAGTCCATTCCCTTGAATACAGCGTACGCCATCTGGTCAGGGCTTGGTACAGTAATTACAGTGATTGTGTCGGTCGTAATCTGGAAGGAAAAGATTAATACCGCCAGCGTCGTCGGAATCGCCCTTATCATCATTGGCGTGGTTGTGCTGAATTTGCTGGGTCCGGGACACGGGCCTTCTGAAGACCAACAATCTAGCAATCTGCATTCTGTGGCTGCCATCGAAAAGAGGAACTCCTAG
- a CDS encoding GntR family transcriptional regulator: MTEPTSSKPMYEKIFDEVKESILTQAYQLGERVPSEKELADTYNVSRITSKKALEMLAAEHLIVRKPGRGSFVADPAAESQELAAAADTGRTAINTEEKTIGLIITDFGNSYGTGLIYGMEQASRDNDCFLVLRRTFGIPENEEQSIQKLLNLGVDGLIIFPAQGEYFNAEILKLVIDRFPLVLVDRHLKGVAAASISSDNLQAALEATEYLFDLGHTHISFLSPPPVDTTAVEDRIEGFIQAHAQRGIMVDKELWVSDLTSTLPKFFNQDNIERDITRLISHLESHPSITALFAIEYNIALLAKTAVERLGLRIPEDISIICFDSPPTHLGGGYSFTHMRQNEEEMGRIAVENVLSLMNGQPVPNKVMLDAKLIPGSSTGPASHK; this comes from the coding sequence ATGACCGAACCGACTTCTTCCAAGCCGATGTATGAGAAAATATTTGACGAAGTGAAGGAGAGCATATTGACTCAAGCCTACCAGCTTGGAGAACGTGTCCCTTCCGAGAAAGAGCTTGCCGATACCTATAACGTGAGCCGTATCACCAGTAAAAAAGCACTTGAGATGCTGGCCGCAGAGCACCTAATCGTCCGCAAACCGGGCAGGGGCTCCTTTGTGGCCGATCCAGCGGCCGAATCTCAGGAACTGGCGGCCGCAGCAGATACCGGGAGGACTGCAATCAACACAGAGGAAAAGACCATTGGGCTGATAATAACCGACTTCGGCAACAGCTACGGGACCGGACTGATATATGGCATGGAACAGGCCTCGCGCGATAATGACTGTTTTCTGGTCCTGCGGAGGACCTTCGGTATTCCTGAGAATGAGGAGCAATCCATCCAGAAGCTGCTCAACCTGGGTGTGGACGGGCTCATCATTTTCCCGGCTCAGGGTGAATATTTCAATGCTGAAATTCTTAAGCTGGTTATTGACCGTTTCCCGCTGGTGCTGGTGGACCGGCATTTGAAGGGGGTTGCCGCCGCATCGATCAGCTCGGACAATCTCCAGGCTGCGTTAGAAGCTACCGAGTATTTGTTTGATCTGGGACATACACATATATCGTTTTTGTCACCTCCTCCGGTAGATACAACAGCCGTAGAAGACCGGATTGAAGGCTTTATTCAAGCACACGCCCAGCGGGGAATTATGGTGGATAAGGAGCTGTGGGTCAGCGACCTGACTTCGACCCTGCCGAAGTTTTTTAACCAGGATAACATTGAAAGGGACATCACGCGCCTGATCTCTCATTTGGAGAGCCACCCTTCCATTACGGCACTGTTTGCCATTGAGTACAATATTGCTCTGCTCGCCAAGACTGCAGTAGAACGCCTGGGGCTGCGAATTCCTGAAGACATTTCAATTATTTGCTTCGACAGTCCGCCAACCCATCTCGGCGGCGGCTATTCCTTCACCCATATGCGTCAGAATGAAGAAGAGATGGGGCGGATTGCTGTGGAAAATGTGCTGAGTCTGATGAACGGGCAGCCCGTACCCAATAAGGTAATGCTGGATGCGAAGCTGATCCCCGGCAGCTCGACCGGGCCAGCATCCCACAAATAA
- a CDS encoding response regulator transcription factor, with amino-acid sequence MSQTILIVDDEREVVDLLKLYIENEGYNVLEAFDGQEAMELVRKHDIHLIVLDVMMPACDGLQVVKELRQALSVPVIFLSARVQDHDKILGLNLGADDYMTKPFNPLEVVARIQAQLRRYQYMHAESAAVSEVVEIGGLILDKAGCQLHKNGQLVPLTSIEYKLLLHFMENPGRVFTKRQLLDSVWQQWFGDDNTLLVYISKLRDKIEDEPRKPVYLTTIRGLGYRFEKRC; translated from the coding sequence GTGAGTCAAACTATATTGATCGTGGACGACGAGCGCGAGGTCGTCGATTTGCTGAAATTGTATATCGAGAACGAAGGCTACAACGTGCTGGAGGCTTTTGACGGACAAGAGGCGATGGAGCTGGTGCGCAAGCATGATATTCACCTCATTGTGCTTGATGTCATGATGCCCGCCTGCGACGGGCTTCAGGTGGTTAAGGAACTGCGCCAGGCTCTGTCCGTCCCCGTGATCTTCCTGTCTGCGCGGGTGCAGGATCATGATAAGATTCTGGGGCTTAATCTGGGAGCTGATGATTATATGACCAAGCCTTTTAACCCGCTGGAAGTGGTCGCGCGCATACAGGCGCAGCTAAGAAGATATCAGTATATGCATGCAGAGAGTGCTGCGGTTTCTGAGGTGGTGGAGATCGGCGGGCTGATCCTGGACAAGGCCGGCTGCCAGCTGCACAAGAACGGTCAATTGGTTCCGCTGACGTCCATTGAGTATAAATTGCTGCTTCATTTTATGGAGAATCCAGGGCGGGTATTTACCAAGCGCCAGCTGTTGGACAGTGTCTGGCAGCAGTGGTTTGGAGACGACAACACCCTCCTTGTGTACATAAGCAAGCTGCGTGACAAAATTGAGGATGAGCCCAGGAAGCCGGTCTATTTAACCACCATCCGGGGATTGGGCTACCGGTTTGAGAAGAGATGCTGA
- a CDS encoding sensor histidine kinase, which translates to MLRIHYYFLVVVISIIGMLSIAYAAKGSDRSYASTEMLVTRAQDLVDAERDAVKLEALLQNILKVHGWVETLDENKQLIHYTGIPLDRSAPESLSLGEEPENAPYISSEASFLQEGLLYTYIVKIPVDQLEVSIWDQQSAMDRDKQIQRYNVQAVLGFILLSAVVIIVYSRWTARKIIQPLGAIAAGIDHLKTGDYTIRLSLKLEGEFLQIGNTLNDMAEKLEQAGAHKVQMERDRQRMLADIAHDLKTPISTLYGYAKALHEGMVKDNDKQQSYLLSIYTKAKRVDALLDTLFEMTQLDHPDYMLDRQVQDLGECMRTAILEHFSEIEEKEMELEVRIPDTEVCYAFDRKQMSRVFSNLLSNAVRYNPAGTRLRVMLEAQADGLWLEFADNGSGIPEHLRSVIFDPFVRGDQARSNEGGTGLGLAIAYKIVSLHQGSLQLLGTAEERTIFRIILPDF; encoded by the coding sequence ATGCTGCGCATCCATTATTACTTTCTGGTCGTGGTGATCAGCATCATCGGAATGCTTAGCATTGCTTATGCTGCCAAAGGTTCCGACCGGAGCTATGCTTCAACGGAAATGCTGGTGACGAGAGCGCAGGATTTGGTTGATGCCGAGCGGGATGCTGTGAAGCTGGAGGCGTTGCTTCAGAATATCCTGAAGGTTCACGGGTGGGTGGAAACGCTGGATGAGAACAAGCAGCTTATCCATTACACAGGCATTCCACTGGACCGATCCGCACCGGAGTCGTTATCGCTGGGCGAGGAGCCGGAAAATGCCCCTTATATCAGCTCGGAAGCCTCTTTTTTACAAGAAGGACTGCTCTATACCTATATCGTAAAAATACCTGTAGACCAACTGGAGGTAAGCATCTGGGACCAGCAGAGTGCCATGGACCGTGACAAACAGATTCAACGTTACAATGTTCAGGCTGTGCTTGGGTTCATACTGCTCTCGGCCGTAGTTATTATTGTGTACAGCAGATGGACCGCAAGAAAAATAATCCAGCCGCTCGGCGCCATAGCCGCGGGCATCGATCATCTAAAGACGGGAGACTACACGATCCGCCTCAGCCTTAAGCTGGAGGGCGAATTTCTGCAAATCGGCAATACCTTGAATGATATGGCTGAAAAGCTGGAACAGGCCGGAGCGCATAAGGTGCAGATGGAAAGGGACCGCCAGCGGATGCTGGCGGATATTGCCCATGACTTGAAGACACCTATCTCAACCTTGTACGGCTACGCCAAGGCACTGCATGAAGGGATGGTCAAAGATAATGACAAGCAGCAAAGCTATCTGCTGTCCATCTACACCAAGGCCAAACGGGTAGACGCCCTGCTGGATACGCTGTTTGAGATGACGCAGCTGGATCATCCCGATTATATGCTAGACAGACAGGTACAGGACCTGGGTGAGTGTATGCGCACAGCTATTCTGGAGCATTTCTCCGAAATAGAGGAAAAGGAGATGGAGCTGGAGGTGCGTATTCCCGATACCGAGGTGTGCTACGCTTTTGACCGCAAGCAGATGAGCCGTGTCTTCAGTAATCTGCTGTCCAATGCGGTGCGTTACAACCCGGCCGGTACCCGGCTGCGGGTGATGCTGGAGGCTCAGGCGGACGGGCTATGGCTGGAATTTGCCGACAATGGAAGCGGGATACCGGAGCACTTGCGCAGCGTGATTTTCGACCCTTTCGTCAGAGGCGACCAGGCAAGGTCCAATGAGGGAGGAACGGGTCTTGGACTGGCAATCGCCTACAAAATTGTCAGTCTGCATCAAGGTTCCCTGCAACTGCTGGGCACAGCGGAGGAACGAACAATCTTCCGCATCATTCTACCTGATTTTTAA
- a CDS encoding glycosyl hydrolase family 8 → MLKRLLTTVTVISCLTLTMQAAAAEDSGTVLTGGVAAPAPKHPFPEHEPYQSGTIKPNHVSQGQLDNDVRKKYDEWKARYLVQPPKESDQYYVYYNLEKEASPANAVSCSEGHGYGMLITSLMAGYDPLAKDYFDGLYRFFKAHPSVNNPALMAWQQIKTAQGEVIDTPPPTATTAAVRLQTVIWILPTPCCLRTSNGGATARLIIWGKPRPSFPPSWRKM, encoded by the coding sequence TTGTTAAAGCGGCTTCTTACAACCGTAACCGTAATATCCTGCTTGACCTTAACCATGCAGGCAGCCGCCGCAGAGGATTCCGGCACAGTGCTCACCGGAGGGGTCGCCGCCCCTGCGCCAAAGCATCCTTTCCCGGAGCATGAACCTTACCAGAGCGGCACTATTAAGCCGAACCATGTATCCCAAGGCCAGCTGGATAATGATGTGCGGAAGAAATACGATGAATGGAAAGCACGGTATCTGGTGCAGCCTCCGAAGGAATCCGACCAGTACTATGTTTATTACAACCTGGAGAAGGAAGCCTCCCCCGCCAATGCCGTTTCCTGCTCGGAGGGGCATGGCTACGGGATGTTGATTACCTCGCTGATGGCAGGTTATGACCCTCTTGCGAAGGATTATTTTGATGGTCTTTACCGGTTCTTCAAAGCACATCCCAGCGTTAATAACCCGGCATTAATGGCCTGGCAGCAGATCAAAACCGCTCAAGGTGAGGTTATCGATACACCCCCTCCGACAGCGACGACGGCAGCCGTTCGGCTACAGACGGTGATATGGATATTGCCTACGCCTTGCTGCTTGCGGACAAGCAATGGGGGAGCAACGGCCAGATTAATTATCTGGGGGAAGCCAAGGCCGTCATTTCCGCCATCATGGAGAAAGATGTGA
- a CDS encoding glycosyl hydrolase family 8, producing MDIAYALLLADKQWGSNGQINYLGEAKAVISAIMEKDVNPQKWSLKFGDWVENNDPDYALATRPSDFMLGHLRAFGKASGNMDWTKVADNTYKIIQTISSKYSPVTGLLPDFVVFKNGSYAPSPPFLLETERDGSFSWNAARVPWRVPVDYLLAGDTRALNQTRLTNAWISKKTNNDPGKIVAGYKLNGNPLDDKDPAIAFSAPFAVSAMVDASNQAWLNALWNSLVSAPTASNAYYGNSIRLLCMITVSGNWWDPANAGN from the coding sequence ATGGATATTGCCTACGCCTTGCTGCTTGCGGACAAGCAATGGGGGAGCAACGGCCAGATTAATTATCTGGGGGAAGCCAAGGCCGTCATTTCCGCCATCATGGAGAAAGATGTGAATCCGCAGAAATGGAGCTTGAAATTCGGTGACTGGGTGGAAAATAACGATCCGGATTATGCCCTTGCCACACGCCCCTCCGACTTTATGCTGGGCCACCTGCGGGCTTTCGGGAAGGCATCGGGGAATATGGACTGGACTAAGGTAGCCGATAATACCTATAAAATTATCCAGACCATTTCCAGCAAATATAGTCCCGTTACCGGACTTCTCCCGGACTTTGTAGTCTTCAAAAACGGCTCTTATGCCCCTTCACCCCCGTTTTTACTGGAGACCGAGAGAGACGGATCCTTCAGTTGGAATGCTGCCCGGGTGCCATGGAGAGTCCCCGTTGATTATCTGCTGGCAGGAGATACGCGGGCGCTGAACCAGACCCGGTTGACGAATGCCTGGATTTCCAAAAAGACCAACAATGATCCCGGAAAAATTGTGGCTGGCTACAAATTGAACGGCAATCCGCTGGATGACAAAGATCCCGCAATCGCGTTCTCCGCACCGTTCGCCGTTAGTGCGATGGTGGACGCCAGCAATCAGGCGTGGCTGAATGCCCTTTGGAACAGCCTTGTCAGTGCTCCAACAGCTTCCAACGCCTACTATGGCAACAGTATCCGCTTGCTTTGCATGATCACCGTCTCCGGGAACTGGTGGGACCCTGCGAATGCCGGCAATTAA
- a CDS encoding glycoside hydrolase family 125 protein, with translation MQLLSARVREMLPDRLKLAEMFEQCLSNTWNTTIKRNMDGTTFVITGDIPAMWLRDSAAQVRPFLISAAEDEEIADMIEGLVKHQFACIELDPYANAFNQEANGQGHQEDLTDMNPWIWERKYEIDSLCYPIQLSYLLWKNTGRISQFDDAFVKGVWRIIGLWITEQNHEWDSKYTFQRTGCPPTDTLVRNGKGSLTSFTGMTWSGFRPSDDACEYGYLIPANMFAVVVLRYVCEIAGEVLKSPELAAAAGRLLEQIEAGIRQYGLVDHPEYGTIYAYETDGLGGVNLMDDANVPSLLSSPYLGYTSADDPIYMNTRRFILSKSNPYYYSGTAAAGVGSPHTPSRYIWPIALAVQGMTSCNADEQQSMLDLLEHSDAGTGYMHEAFHADRPGEYTRPWFSWANMMFCELVLMCCGIEVKRS, from the coding sequence ATGCAGCTCCTATCCGCGCGGGTCAGAGAGATGCTGCCGGACCGCCTGAAGCTGGCAGAAATGTTCGAACAATGTTTATCGAACACCTGGAATACTACAATTAAACGCAATATGGATGGAACAACTTTTGTAATTACCGGGGATATTCCGGCTATGTGGCTGAGAGATTCTGCTGCTCAAGTCAGGCCTTTTCTGATTTCGGCCGCAGAGGATGAAGAAATAGCAGATATGATTGAGGGGTTGGTGAAGCACCAGTTTGCCTGTATCGAATTAGACCCTTATGCGAACGCTTTTAACCAAGAGGCGAACGGCCAGGGGCATCAGGAAGACCTGACAGACATGAACCCGTGGATTTGGGAGCGGAAATACGAAATTGATTCCTTGTGTTATCCTATCCAGCTCAGTTATCTGCTGTGGAAGAACACCGGCCGCATTAGTCAGTTCGATGATGCTTTTGTAAAAGGGGTCTGGCGGATAATCGGACTATGGATCACCGAACAGAATCATGAATGGGATTCCAAATATACGTTTCAACGAACCGGTTGTCCGCCTACCGATACCTTGGTCCGTAACGGCAAAGGCAGCTTGACCTCCTTTACGGGAATGACCTGGTCCGGATTCCGCCCGAGTGACGATGCCTGCGAATATGGTTATCTGATCCCGGCCAATATGTTCGCTGTCGTTGTTCTACGTTATGTATGCGAAATTGCCGGGGAGGTGCTGAAGAGCCCGGAGCTTGCGGCAGCCGCCGGGCGTCTGCTGGAGCAGATCGAAGCGGGGATCAGGCAATACGGGTTAGTGGACCATCCCGAGTATGGGACTATCTATGCTTATGAGACAGATGGATTGGGCGGTGTGAACCTGATGGATGATGCGAATGTTCCGAGTCTGCTGTCCAGTCCTTATCTGGGCTACACTTCCGCTGACGATCCAATCTATATGAATACCCGCCGGTTTATTTTGAGTAAAAGCAATCCTTACTACTATTCCGGAACTGCCGCAGCAGGTGTTGGCAGTCCCCATACCCCCAGCCGATATATTTGGCCAATTGCTTTGGCGGTCCAGGGTATGACTTCATGTAATGCAGACGAGCAGCAATCTATGCTTGATCTGCTGGAGCATTCAGATGCCGGGACCGGCTATATGCATGAAGCCTTTCATGCAGACCGCCCCGGCGAGTATACCCGCCCCTGGTTTTCTTGGGCCAACATGATGTTCTGTGAGCTGGTGCTTATGTGTTGCGGGATTGAAGTGAAACGAAGTTGA